A genomic segment from Tessaracoccus defluvii encodes:
- a CDS encoding GH1 family beta-glucosidase: MFTHFPKNFLWGAATAAAQVEGAAHVDGKEDSVWDAFARQPLAVAGGDTPEIAADHYNRMPEDVALMKRLGLQAYRFSTSWARVRPGDRYTNEKGLDFYDRLVDELLRADILPWLTLYHWDLPQALQEQGGWANRETAERFVRYAEDVYGRLGDRVRHWTTFNEPLCSSLIGYVGGEHAPGLNDPAAGLAALHHQHLAHGRTVSRLRELGGDDLQLGITLNLTNAVPFDPADPADLDAARRLDGLWNRMYLDPVLLGSYPEDVLVDIAGHGFADVVQDGDLAEIFQPIDFLGVNHYHDDCFSAHPAPETDPPALVPTPKANRSWFVGSEFVSGPSRGLPRTGMGWEVNPDGLRILLHRLVAQYPNLPALYITENGAAYDDVLVDGRVDDHDRWDYIEAHLAAVGQAMAEGVPVLGYFVWSLLDNFEWAWGYGKRFGIVHVDYDTQVRTPKLSAENYAAVIAEASGT, encoded by the coding sequence ATGTTCACACATTTTCCCAAGAACTTTCTGTGGGGGGCGGCGACCGCCGCAGCCCAGGTGGAGGGCGCGGCCCACGTCGACGGCAAGGAGGACTCCGTCTGGGACGCCTTCGCACGGCAGCCCCTGGCCGTGGCAGGTGGCGACACCCCTGAGATCGCTGCCGACCACTACAACCGGATGCCCGAGGACGTCGCCCTCATGAAGCGGCTCGGGCTCCAGGCGTACCGCTTCTCGACGAGCTGGGCGCGGGTCCGCCCCGGCGACCGCTACACCAATGAGAAGGGACTCGACTTCTACGACCGGCTGGTCGACGAGCTGCTCCGCGCCGACATCCTGCCCTGGCTGACGCTCTACCACTGGGATCTACCCCAGGCGCTGCAGGAGCAGGGTGGGTGGGCGAACCGGGAGACGGCCGAGCGGTTCGTCCGTTACGCGGAGGACGTCTACGGCCGCCTCGGCGACCGGGTCCGGCACTGGACCACGTTCAACGAGCCGCTGTGTTCCTCGCTCATCGGCTATGTCGGCGGAGAGCACGCCCCCGGCCTCAACGATCCGGCCGCCGGCCTGGCCGCGCTGCACCACCAGCACCTGGCCCACGGGCGCACAGTGTCGCGGCTCCGAGAGCTGGGCGGTGACGACCTGCAGCTCGGCATCACGCTGAACCTGACGAACGCCGTCCCGTTCGACCCTGCCGACCCGGCCGATCTCGATGCCGCCCGCCGGCTCGACGGGCTGTGGAACCGGATGTATCTCGATCCGGTGCTGCTCGGCAGCTACCCGGAGGACGTGCTGGTCGACATCGCCGGTCACGGCTTCGCCGACGTCGTCCAGGACGGCGACCTGGCAGAGATCTTCCAGCCCATCGACTTCCTGGGCGTCAACCACTACCACGACGACTGCTTCAGTGCGCACCCCGCGCCCGAGACGGACCCGCCCGCACTGGTGCCGACCCCGAAGGCGAACCGCTCGTGGTTCGTCGGCTCAGAGTTCGTGTCCGGGCCGTCGCGGGGGCTCCCCCGCACGGGCATGGGATGGGAGGTGAACCCGGACGGGCTCCGGATCCTGCTGCACCGTCTGGTCGCCCAGTACCCGAACCTGCCTGCCCTCTACATCACCGAGAACGGCGCGGCGTACGACGACGTGCTGGTCGACGGGCGCGTCGACGACCACGACCGGTGGGACTACATCGAAGCCCATCTGGCGGCGGTCGGGCAGGCGATGGCAGAGGGGGTTCCGGTGCTCGGATACTTCGTCTGGTCGTTGCTCGACAACTTCGAGTGGGCCTGGGGGTATGGGAAGCGTTTCGGCATCGTTCACGTCGATTACGACACGCAGGTGCGCACCCCGAAGCTCAGTGCCGAGAACTATGCTGCTGTGATTGCCGAGGCGAGCGGCACATGA
- a CDS encoding LacI family DNA-binding transcriptional regulator, with protein sequence MRKRIPTLEMVASRAGVSRATVSRVVNGVSTVAPEAVERIQQAIEELNYVPNRAARSLASNRTGAVALVVPETTVKVFSDPFFGSVVQGIAMALAETDYTLNMIIESESNAGKTRRYLMGGNVDGALIVSHHTGDRSYSELLEALPMVFAGQPMEDTTGATAIDVDNVDSARAAVDYLIAHGRRRIATITGPTDMRPGIDRAEGWRQALEAAGLEPGPRFAGDFTLDGGARAARELIDSGEPFDAIFAANDLMAMGAYPVLREAGLTIPDDVAVIGFDDSPASQTADPPLTTMRQPMIELGAQMARQLLRMMDGETPPQLTVLRAHLIERASV encoded by the coding sequence ATGAGGAAGCGAATCCCGACCCTTGAGATGGTCGCGTCCCGCGCGGGCGTGTCGAGGGCGACGGTGTCGCGCGTCGTCAACGGGGTCTCCACGGTGGCTCCCGAGGCCGTCGAGCGCATCCAGCAGGCCATCGAGGAACTCAACTACGTGCCCAACCGGGCGGCCAGATCGCTGGCGTCCAACCGGACGGGCGCGGTCGCGCTGGTCGTGCCGGAGACGACGGTCAAGGTCTTCTCGGACCCGTTCTTCGGCTCGGTGGTCCAGGGCATCGCGATGGCGCTGGCCGAGACCGACTACACGCTCAACATGATCATCGAGTCGGAGTCCAACGCGGGCAAGACGCGGCGCTACCTGATGGGCGGCAACGTCGACGGCGCACTGATCGTCTCGCATCACACGGGCGACCGCTCCTATTCCGAACTGCTGGAGGCGCTGCCCATGGTGTTCGCCGGGCAGCCCATGGAGGATACGACCGGGGCCACGGCCATCGACGTCGACAACGTCGACAGCGCGCGGGCCGCGGTCGACTACCTGATCGCGCACGGCCGGCGTCGCATCGCCACCATCACGGGCCCGACCGACATGCGCCCCGGCATCGACCGCGCCGAGGGCTGGCGCCAGGCGCTCGAGGCCGCCGGGCTGGAGCCGGGGCCGCGGTTCGCCGGCGACTTCACCCTAGACGGCGGCGCCCGCGCCGCCCGGGAACTGATCGACTCCGGCGAGCCCTTCGACGCGATCTTCGCGGCGAACGACCTCATGGCGATGGGCGCCTACCCGGTGCTCCGCGAGGCCGGGTTGACGATCCCCGATGACGTCGCCGTCATCGGCTTCGACGACTCCCCCGCCAGCCAGACGGCCGACCCGCCGCTCACGACCATGCGGCAGCCCATGATCGAACTCGGCGCCCAGATGGCCCGGCAGCTGCTGCGGATGATGGACGGCGAGACCCCGCCGCAGCTGACGGTGCTGCGGGCGCACCTGATCGAGCGCGCCTCCGTCTGA
- a CDS encoding DNA polymerase IV yields the protein MARRILHLDMDAFFAAVEQRDKPSLRGRPVVVGGAGPRGVVATASYEARTFGVRSAMSGAEARRRAPGAAFLGGRFDAYRESSRIVMGLLREISPAVEPLSLDEAFVDLAGTPWADGDLAARVDWLREELTRRTEGLTASVGIGSAKFLAKLASEAAKPDGVRILDPAEELDFISPMPVRAIPGVGPATEQRLVAVGLYTVEDLRGVDRAELIRELGVAAGESLSALAHGRDDRPVEASRDPKSISTEDTFAVDLTDRAQLQEILRRDAAQVAGRLAKAGYFARTVTLKVRFADFSTRTIARRLGGATDNVEEISAAGLALFEEVDVRPGVRLLGIGVSNFATSAQERLFGDDPAEQDSVETTRQEPVQLSGVRGGTTYHPGADVEHDEHGRGWVWGAGLGRVTVRFETRATGPGPIRTFAVDDPALRPVGIDPLAGAVRDDDA from the coding sequence GTGGCCCGTCGCATCCTGCACCTCGACATGGACGCCTTCTTCGCGGCCGTCGAGCAGCGCGACAAGCCGTCCCTGCGGGGCCGTCCCGTGGTCGTCGGCGGCGCCGGGCCACGGGGCGTCGTCGCGACCGCCTCCTACGAGGCGCGGACGTTCGGGGTGCGTTCTGCCATGTCCGGGGCGGAGGCCAGGCGGAGGGCGCCGGGTGCCGCGTTCCTCGGCGGCCGGTTCGACGCGTACCGCGAGTCGTCGCGGATCGTCATGGGCCTGCTGCGGGAGATCTCCCCGGCCGTGGAGCCGCTCAGCCTCGACGAGGCGTTCGTCGACCTCGCAGGCACCCCCTGGGCCGACGGTGACCTGGCTGCTCGCGTCGACTGGCTGCGGGAGGAGTTGACGCGCCGCACGGAGGGGCTCACGGCCTCCGTGGGGATCGGCTCGGCCAAGTTTCTCGCCAAGCTCGCCAGCGAGGCCGCCAAACCCGACGGCGTGCGGATCCTCGACCCCGCCGAGGAACTGGACTTCATCTCGCCGATGCCGGTGCGGGCCATCCCCGGGGTCGGCCCCGCCACCGAGCAGCGGCTCGTCGCCGTCGGGCTCTACACCGTCGAGGATCTCCGCGGCGTCGACCGGGCCGAGCTGATCCGTGAGTTGGGGGTGGCGGCGGGGGAGTCGCTGTCCGCGCTCGCCCACGGCAGGGACGACCGGCCCGTTGAGGCGTCACGGGATCCGAAGTCGATCTCCACCGAGGACACGTTCGCCGTCGACCTGACCGACAGGGCGCAGCTGCAGGAGATCCTGCGCCGCGACGCCGCCCAGGTGGCGGGACGGCTCGCCAAGGCCGGGTACTTCGCCAGGACCGTGACGCTCAAGGTGCGCTTCGCCGACTTCAGCACCCGCACAATCGCCCGCCGCCTCGGCGGGGCGACCGACAACGTCGAGGAGATCTCGGCCGCCGGCCTCGCCCTGTTCGAGGAGGTCGACGTGCGGCCCGGCGTCCGGCTGCTCGGCATCGGAGTGTCCAACTTCGCCACGTCAGCGCAGGAACGGCTCTTCGGGGACGACCCCGCCGAGCAGGACAGCGTCGAGACGACCCGGCAGGAACCCGTGCAGCTCAGCGGCGTGCGGGGCGGGACCACCTACCATCCGGGCGCGGACGTCGAGCACGATGAGCACGGCCGCGGCTGGGTGTGGGGCGCCGGGCTGGGGAGGGTCACCGTCCGCTTCGAGACGCGCGCGACCGGGCCGGGACCGATCCGCACGTTCGCCGTCGACGACCCGGCGCTGCGTCCCGTCGGGATCGACCCCCTGGCGGGGGCCGTCCGCGACGACGACGCCTGA
- a CDS encoding IS3 family transposase (programmed frameshift), whose protein sequence is MTRKKFSPEFKAEAVRAVIESSRTVAEVARDHGIGSETLRNWVNAYRRDHPDELPEISEPERAELARLRKEVRELKAEREFLGKSGGLLRQRVPVTAKYAFINSEEGNYSIRSMCRWARVSRAGYYEWLNRPVSVTQRWRDELGDIIEVLFADSDATYGYRRIHAALVRAGRPCDPQTVRAIMAERGLVACQPRRSGPRTTIPADAKDLPDLVNRDFTADEPGLKLVGDITYIPTWQGWVYLATVLDCCTKKVVGYAMAEHMRTELVTDALAMAISNGHIRSGETIFHSDRGTQYMSAEFAEFTRAAGIVRSVGRTGICYDNAWAESFNATLKVERVHRTVYPTRRHAIRDIARYIELRYNQKRLHSALQYRTPNEAEQDWYETNKAA, encoded by the exons ATGACCCGGAAGAAGTTCAGCCCGGAATTCAAGGCGGAGGCGGTTCGTGCGGTGATTGAGTCGTCGCGGACTGTTGCCGAGGTCGCGCGTGATCATGGTATCGGCTCGGAAACACTCAGGAATTGGGTGAATGCGTATCGGCGGGACCACCCGGATGAGTTACCGGAGATCAGCGAACCGGAGCGTGCTGAACTGGCACGGTTGCGTAAGGAGGTCCGTGAGTTGAAGGCCGAGCGGGAGTTCCTGG GGAAAAGCGGCGGCCTTCTTCGCCAAAGAGTTCCGGTGACCGCGAAGTACGCGTTCATCAACAGCGAAGAAGGCAACTACTCGATCCGGAGCATGTGTCGGTGGGCGAGGGTGTCGAGGGCCGGCTACTACGAGTGGCTCAACCGGCCGGTCTCGGTGACCCAGCGGTGGCGCGACGAGCTCGGCGACATCATCGAGGTCCTGTTCGCCGACTCCGACGCCACCTACGGCTACCGACGGATCCATGCCGCCTTGGTGCGGGCCGGGAGGCCGTGTGACCCGCAGACGGTGCGTGCGATCATGGCCGAGCGTGGCTTGGTGGCTTGTCAGCCGCGCCGCAGCGGGCCCAGGACCACGATCCCGGCTGACGCGAAGGATCTGCCGGATCTGGTCAACAGGGACTTCACCGCCGACGAGCCCGGGCTGAAGCTGGTCGGGGACATCACCTACATCCCGACCTGGCAGGGGTGGGTGTATCTGGCCACCGTGCTGGACTGCTGCACGAAGAAGGTCGTCGGGTACGCGATGGCCGAGCACATGCGAACCGAGCTGGTCACCGACGCCCTGGCCATGGCGATCAGTAATGGCCATATCCGCAGCGGGGAGACGATTTTCCATTCGGATCGCGGGACTCAATACATGTCGGCCGAGTTTGCCGAGTTCACGCGCGCGGCTGGGATTGTTCGGTCGGTCGGACGGACTGGTATCTGCTATGACAATGCGTGGGCGGAGTCGTTCAACGCGACCTTGAAAGTGGAGCGGGTTCATCGGACCGTGTATCCGACTCGGCGGCATGCTATCCGGGATATTGCACGCTACATCGAGTTGCGTTACAATCAGAAACGGTTGCATTCCGCGCTTCAATATCGTACCCCGAACGAAGCAGAGCAGGACTGGTACGAAACCAACAAGGCAGCCTGA
- a CDS encoding SDR family NAD(P)-dependent oxidoreductase, producing the protein MSYDYRGKVIAITGGAGGIAGAFVGRAAARGATLAIIDRRGPAAEAVATGLIGSGHRAYAADLTDETQVRALVADLERDFGRLDVLINNVGVSSQERFDERDVASIRTEIEVNLLSPLILTRLAIPLLRAARDPRVISTVSLGGIFPLGETPIYTASKFGLRGAMLAIGIDLADKGITCSSVLPSATDTPMLRQEAVEGGNSMQFQDPPQPPASVADAMMRLLDRPRLEIYPRYSESLLVRFATLFPNQLPRLMRLFRGKGRRGEQAYLRYLEAEGHVRRVGDGWELT; encoded by the coding sequence GTGAGCTACGACTACCGCGGAAAGGTCATCGCGATCACCGGCGGCGCGGGAGGGATCGCCGGCGCCTTCGTCGGGAGGGCCGCCGCACGCGGCGCCACGCTGGCGATCATCGACCGGCGCGGCCCCGCCGCCGAGGCGGTCGCCACCGGACTCATCGGGTCGGGGCACCGGGCGTACGCGGCCGACCTCACCGACGAGACGCAGGTGCGGGCCCTCGTCGCGGACCTCGAACGCGACTTCGGCCGCCTCGACGTCCTCATCAACAACGTCGGCGTGAGCAGCCAGGAACGCTTCGACGAGCGGGACGTCGCCAGCATCCGCACCGAGATCGAGGTCAACCTCCTCTCGCCGCTGATCCTCACGCGCCTCGCCATCCCGCTGCTGCGGGCCGCCCGCGACCCGCGGGTGATCAGCACCGTCTCCCTCGGCGGGATCTTCCCCCTGGGGGAGACCCCCATCTACACGGCGTCCAAGTTCGGGCTGCGCGGCGCCATGCTCGCCATCGGCATCGACCTGGCGGACAAGGGCATCACCTGCTCGTCGGTGCTGCCGTCGGCGACCGACACCCCGATGCTGCGGCAGGAGGCCGTCGAGGGTGGCAACTCGATGCAGTTCCAGGATCCGCCGCAGCCTCCCGCGAGCGTCGCCGACGCGATGATGCGGCTGCTGGACCGGCCGCGCCTCGAGATCTATCCGCGGTACTCCGAGTCGCTGCTGGTGCGGTTCGCGACGCTGTTTCCCAACCAGCTCCCACGCCTCATGAGGCTGTTTCGGGGCAAGGGCCGGCGCGGCGAGCAGGCCTACCTCCGGTATCTCGAGGCCGAGGGACACGTGCGGCGCGTCGGTGACGGCTGGGAGCTGACCTGA
- a CDS encoding flavin-containing monooxygenase — protein sequence MGDTTLIIGAGPAGLAMARALRARGIDYTHVDSLSGPGGIWDIDAPGTPMYESAHFISSRTASGFAGFPMPDDYPDYPDHRRILAYLRAFADAYDLTDQIRFGTEVTALQREGDRWQVTYGDGLGEEFASVIVCTGAQWVPSLPELPGFTGEVRHSATYRSADEFRGRRVLIVGGGNSGCDIACDAAAAADHASISLRRGYWFIPKHVFGLPSDVVGGKGSFLPKRLERAALQPLLRLLVGDLTRLGLEKPDHKLFETHPIMNDQLLHHLRHGDIVARRGIASAAGNTVTFTDGTSDDFDLVLFATGYRHAVPFAQHLFGDEQHPDGLYLSAFSRRHQGLYTVGFVETNSGAYPLFDRQAHLVAGYLDETARGTPGAAQFARRIRSDRPRLTNGLRFDASPRHRGYVDSDAFVAYLDRTAVEFGWTLPAGGGVSR from the coding sequence GTGGGGGACACGACGCTGATCATCGGAGCCGGCCCGGCCGGCCTGGCCATGGCGCGCGCCCTGCGTGCGCGCGGCATCGACTACACACACGTCGACAGCCTGAGCGGGCCCGGCGGGATCTGGGACATCGACGCGCCCGGCACCCCGATGTACGAGTCGGCGCACTTCATCTCCAGCCGCACAGCCTCCGGGTTCGCCGGGTTCCCGATGCCCGACGACTACCCGGACTATCCCGACCACCGTCGCATCCTCGCGTACCTGCGGGCCTTCGCCGACGCCTACGACCTCACCGATCAGATCCGGTTCGGCACCGAGGTGACGGCGTTGCAGCGGGAGGGCGACCGCTGGCAGGTGACCTACGGCGACGGGCTGGGTGAGGAGTTCGCCTCCGTGATCGTCTGCACCGGTGCGCAGTGGGTCCCCAGCCTGCCGGAGCTGCCCGGCTTCACGGGGGAGGTGCGGCACTCGGCCACCTACCGGTCCGCCGACGAGTTCCGCGGCCGCCGGGTCCTCATCGTGGGCGGCGGCAACTCCGGCTGCGACATCGCGTGCGATGCCGCGGCCGCGGCCGATCATGCCTCCATCAGCCTCCGCCGCGGCTACTGGTTCATCCCCAAGCACGTGTTCGGCCTCCCCTCCGACGTCGTCGGAGGAAAGGGCTCGTTCCTGCCGAAGCGCCTCGAGCGTGCCGCCCTGCAGCCGCTGCTGCGCCTCCTGGTCGGCGACCTCACGCGGCTCGGGCTGGAGAAGCCCGACCACAAGCTGTTTGAAACCCACCCCATCATGAACGACCAACTCCTCCACCATCTCCGCCACGGCGACATCGTCGCCCGCCGCGGCATCGCCTCGGCCGCCGGGAACACCGTCACGTTCACCGACGGCACCTCCGACGACTTCGACCTCGTCCTGTTCGCCACCGGCTACCGGCACGCCGTCCCCTTCGCGCAGCACCTGTTCGGCGACGAGCAGCACCCCGACGGGCTGTATCTGAGTGCCTTCTCCCGCCGCCACCAGGGGCTCTACACCGTCGGCTTCGTCGAGACGAACTCGGGTGCGTACCCGCTGTTCGACCGGCAGGCCCACCTGGTGGCCGGCTACCTGGACGAGACGGCGCGAGGCACGCCCGGCGCGGCCCAGTTCGCCCGGCGGATCCGCTCGGACCGGCCCCGGCTCACCAACGGGCTGCGTTTCGACGCGTCGCCACGGCACAGGGGCTACGTCGACTCCGACGCGTTCGTCGCCTACCTCGACCGCACCGCGGTGGAGTTCGGCTGGACCCTTCCAGCCGGGGGCGGGGTGTCCAGGTGA
- a CDS encoding dihydrofolate reductase → MRIVAIAAVADNGVIGSGDDMLWHLPEDFRRFKQVTTGNTLIFGRRTHEQIGLTLPDRRIIVVTRDPDWTDEGVEVAHSITEALDLAAQTPERICYVGGGSQIYEAAWPYLTELDLTLVHQEPDGAALFPVVSPREWTEISREPRFGFDFVQFRPTPAA, encoded by the coding sequence ATGAGGATCGTGGCTATCGCGGCAGTGGCCGACAACGGGGTCATCGGCTCCGGTGACGACATGCTGTGGCACCTGCCCGAGGATTTCCGGCGCTTCAAGCAGGTGACCACCGGCAACACGCTCATCTTCGGCCGCCGCACCCACGAGCAGATCGGCCTCACCCTCCCCGACCGCCGCATCATCGTCGTCACCCGCGACCCCGACTGGACCGACGAGGGCGTCGAGGTCGCCCACTCCATCACGGAGGCGCTCGACCTGGCTGCCCAGACGCCCGAGCGGATCTGCTACGTCGGCGGCGGGAGCCAGATCTACGAGGCGGCCTGGCCGTATCTCACCGAACTGGACCTCACCCTGGTGCATCAGGAACCCGATGGGGCGGCGCTGTTCCCCGTCGTCTCCCCCCGGGAATGGACGGAGATCTCCCGCGAGCCGCGCTTCGGCTTCGACTTCGTGCAGTTCCGCCCCACGCCAGCCGCCTGA
- a CDS encoding DUF1707 domain-containing protein: MNEQGRSFEARDRYLDQLAVAHAEGRIDDDEFDRRSQAALRTDDPPHLPPERPRRSRPMTRRVVLAGGAAVAALAAVTWITQGPPEPDPLSAERAFTGLTEAVDLSRFWGLEASLRTDGLTLIHTLDITPTEITGTASRPATPDEDASFRLDSAGIVQVSAAPPADPAAAAPAGGAVELDRLAQQFDVAVAAAGAEVPGELQEVRLVGTGEEPALELTFLDGDRARIAVVDLDGRVVAQRDA, encoded by the coding sequence ATGAACGAACAGGGGCGATCGTTCGAGGCGCGGGACCGGTACCTGGACCAGTTGGCCGTGGCCCACGCTGAGGGTCGGATCGACGACGACGAGTTCGACAGGAGGAGCCAGGCAGCGCTCCGCACCGACGATCCGCCGCACCTGCCGCCAGAGCGGCCGCGACGCTCCCGCCCGATGACCCGCCGCGTCGTCCTGGCAGGTGGAGCCGCCGTCGCCGCGCTCGCCGCTGTCACCTGGATCACCCAGGGGCCGCCGGAACCGGACCCGCTGTCGGCGGAACGCGCCTTCACGGGGCTCACCGAGGCCGTCGACCTGTCGCGGTTCTGGGGGCTCGAGGCGAGCCTGCGCACCGACGGCCTGACCCTGATCCACACGCTCGACATCACCCCGACGGAGATCACCGGCACCGCGAGCAGGCCGGCCACCCCCGACGAGGACGCCTCCTTCCGGCTCGACTCGGCCGGGATCGTGCAGGTGTCCGCCGCGCCTCCGGCCGACCCCGCCGCCGCGGCCCCCGCCGGCGGCGCCGTCGAGCTCGACCGGCTCGCCCAGCAGTTCGACGTCGCCGTCGCGGCGGCCGGCGCGGAGGTTCCGGGTGAACTGCAGGAGGTGAGGCTGGTCGGCACAGGGGAGGAGCCGGCACTCGAGCTCACCTTCCTCGACGGCGACCGGGCCCGGATCGCCGTCGTCGACCTCGACGGACGCGTCGTCGCCCAGCGCGACGCGTGA
- the rdgB gene encoding RdgB/HAM1 family non-canonical purine NTP pyrophosphatase — MPERIVLATNNPKKLAELRRIVAACGLAVEVSGLRDFPAYPEPEETERTFEGNAFLKATAAARETGLVAVADDSGLAVDELNGMPGVRSARWAGPACDDEDNNALLLAQLDGVPPSRRGARFVCALAMVSPDGERRVWHGSMPGHIAEAPAGVNGFGYDPLFVPAGLSVSSAELTAEEKDSISHRGIAVRAFVDYLRGLS; from the coding sequence CTGCCCGAGCGGATCGTGCTCGCGACCAACAATCCGAAGAAGCTCGCCGAGCTGCGCCGCATCGTCGCCGCCTGCGGGCTGGCGGTCGAGGTGTCCGGGCTGCGGGACTTTCCCGCCTACCCCGAGCCGGAGGAGACGGAGCGCACCTTCGAGGGCAACGCGTTCCTGAAGGCCACCGCCGCGGCCCGCGAGACGGGGCTGGTCGCCGTCGCCGACGACTCCGGCCTGGCCGTCGACGAACTCAACGGGATGCCCGGCGTCCGCTCGGCCCGCTGGGCGGGCCCCGCGTGCGACGACGAGGACAACAACGCGCTCCTGCTCGCCCAGCTCGACGGCGTGCCGCCGTCCCGCCGCGGCGCCCGGTTCGTCTGCGCGCTCGCCATGGTCTCCCCGGACGGCGAGCGTCGCGTCTGGCACGGCTCCATGCCCGGCCACATCGCGGAGGCGCCGGCCGGCGTCAACGGCTTCGGCTACGACCCGCTGTTCGTGCCGGCCGGGCTGAGCGTCAGCTCCGCCGAGCTGACCGCGGAGGAGAAGGACTCGATCTCGCACCGCGGCATCGCCGTGCGCGCGTTCGTCGACTACCTGCGGGGGCTGTCGTGA
- the rph gene encoding ribonuclease PH, with amino-acid sequence MTFTRIDGRTPDQLRQVRITRNWLDHAEGSVLVEFGKTRVLVAASVTTGVPRWRTGSGLGWVTAEYEMLPRATHTRSDRESRRGKVGGRTHEISRLIGRSLRAVIDYRALGENTIVLDCDVLQADGGTRTAAITGAYVALVDAVEHLRGLGALKGEPLKDSVAAVSVGFDKAGTALLDLCYEEDSAAGTDLNVVMTGSGRFIEVQGTAEGAPFSRDELGVLLDLGTAGCAELTAKQLEALR; translated from the coding sequence ATGACTTTCACGCGCATCGACGGCCGCACCCCCGATCAGCTCCGACAGGTGCGGATCACCCGCAACTGGCTGGATCACGCCGAGGGATCGGTGCTCGTCGAGTTCGGCAAAACCCGCGTGCTGGTCGCCGCCTCCGTCACCACCGGGGTGCCGCGCTGGCGCACCGGATCGGGGCTGGGCTGGGTGACCGCCGAGTACGAGATGCTTCCGCGCGCCACCCACACCCGCTCCGACCGCGAGTCGCGGCGTGGCAAGGTCGGCGGCCGGACCCACGAGATCTCCCGGCTCATCGGACGCTCGCTCCGCGCGGTCATCGACTACCGGGCTCTCGGCGAGAACACCATCGTGCTCGACTGCGACGTGCTCCAGGCCGACGGCGGCACCCGGACGGCGGCCATCACCGGCGCCTATGTCGCGCTGGTCGACGCAGTCGAGCATCTCCGCGGGCTCGGCGCCCTCAAGGGTGAGCCGCTGAAGGATTCGGTCGCGGCCGTCTCCGTCGGCTTCGACAAGGCCGGCACCGCGCTGCTCGACCTCTGCTACGAGGAGGACTCCGCGGCCGGCACCGACCTGAACGTCGTCATGACCGGCTCCGGCAGGTTCATCGAGGTGCAGGGCACCGCCGAGGGTGCGCCGTTCAGCCGCGACGAGCTCGGCGTGCTGCTCGACCTGGGAACGGCCGGCTGCGCCGAGCTGACCGCCAAGCAGCTGGAGGCGCTGCGGTGA
- a CDS encoding DUF2017 family protein, whose amino-acid sequence MTVNDDAIVWAFDGHDGRDEGLAALLGFYQSHLAQLLPEDSDDPFERIVAGMSDDPTETMRSHPRLARLFPPALADERASGEFWRNTVGDQARARLTAAEAVQADLASWEGYIPVRLAAIGDWAKTLGGLRLFWYAELAGTDRLAQPSEEAIEANPALVDLVEWLGFLLEDLMESRDVCAEEGHSLDPGQFRVRGHGGRD is encoded by the coding sequence ATGACGGTGAACGACGACGCCATCGTCTGGGCCTTCGACGGGCACGACGGGCGCGACGAAGGTCTCGCGGCGCTGCTCGGGTTCTACCAGAGCCACCTGGCCCAACTGCTGCCGGAGGACTCGGACGACCCGTTCGAGCGGATCGTGGCGGGGATGAGCGACGACCCGACAGAGACGATGCGCAGCCATCCACGGCTCGCCCGGCTGTTCCCTCCCGCGCTCGCGGACGAACGGGCCAGCGGCGAGTTCTGGCGCAACACCGTCGGCGACCAGGCCAGGGCCCGGCTGACCGCGGCGGAGGCGGTCCAGGCCGACCTCGCCTCCTGGGAGGGGTACATCCCCGTCCGGCTCGCAGCCATCGGGGACTGGGCGAAGACACTGGGTGGACTCCGGCTGTTCTGGTACGCGGAACTGGCAGGCACCGACCGGCTCGCGCAGCCGTCGGAGGAGGCCATCGAGGCGAACCCGGCGCTCGTCGACCTGGTCGAATGGCTCGGCTTCCTCCTCGAGGACCTGATGGAGTCCCGCGACGTGTGCGCGGAGGAGGGACACTCGCTCGACCCCGGCCAGTTCCGGGTCCGCGGCCACGGCGGCCGGGACTAG
- the clpS gene encoding ATP-dependent Clp protease adapter ClpS, which produces MSTTPAGGVETVEAPAELGLRSWVTIVWDDPVNLMSYVTFVFQDYFGYSLEKAETLMLRVHHEGKAVVSAGNRESMERDVLAMQGYNLWASMEEG; this is translated from the coding sequence ATGAGCACCACACCCGCCGGCGGCGTCGAGACCGTCGAGGCGCCAGCGGAGCTGGGGCTCCGGTCATGGGTCACGATCGTGTGGGACGACCCGGTCAACCTGATGAGCTACGTGACCTTCGTGTTCCAGGACTACTTCGGCTATTCGCTCGAGAAGGCGGAGACGCTCATGTTGCGGGTGCATCACGAGGGGAAGGCCGTCGTGTCAGCCGGAAACCGTGAATCGATGGAGCGTGACGTGCTCGCGATGCAGGGCTACAACCTGTGGGCCTCGATGGAGGAGGGATGA